The following coding sequences lie in one Kamptonema formosum PCC 6407 genomic window:
- a CDS encoding AAA family ATPase produces the protein MELKEVLIFADERVFAKTGKHLDDLQEAILKEVLQGRKYATKVAQDRDCTEGYVRVAAAELWKLLSEVLGEKVSKVNVRAKLERARFYNYSQTIGNDNVTVNNVNVCPEKARSPSSPQNPPETPTQPHIDLGDAPEIFNFYDRTPQLTTLETWILQDRSRLIALLGISGIGKTTLALRLIEQIKTNFDYVIYRSLQFSPTLNTTLTNLLQIFSEKTDIPQNIETQISQLLDYLRKHRCLIILDDVQMLFSSGQLAGQYKSGYEDYQLFFKLIAEVCHYSCLILISWEKSREIAKLERVNNYVHSLVFGSLGIAAKEILKQQKLSDDDDWEILINTYQGNPLWLELTTTIVQDLFGGSVSEFLQCDGVILSESLRSQLDQQFQRLTQPEMAIMIQLAEENEPVSLPQIIKTVQLSTSDLLNAMQSLGMRLFLEAEEQGKTTFFSLNPVMKQYVKNRIIK, from the coding sequence ATGGAGCTTAAGGAAGTCTTAATATTTGCTGATGAAAGAGTCTTTGCCAAAACAGGGAAGCACTTAGACGACCTGCAAGAGGCTATTTTAAAAGAAGTGCTCCAAGGTCGAAAATATGCAACAAAAGTAGCGCAAGACCGTGATTGTACTGAAGGTTATGTTAGGGTTGCTGCTGCTGAATTATGGAAGCTACTATCAGAGGTATTAGGAGAAAAAGTTAGTAAAGTAAATGTTAGAGCTAAACTAGAAAGAGCAAGATTTTATAATTACTCGCAAACTATCGGTAATGATAATGTAACAGTTAATAACGTCAATGTTTGTCCAGAAAAAGCCCGATCGCCCTCCTCTCCTCAAAACCCACCAGAAACCCCAACTCAACCCCACATCGACTTAGGCGACGCACCGGAAATCTTCAACTTCTACGATCGCACTCCCCAACTCACCACCCTCGAAACCTGGATATTACAAGATCGATCGCGCCTCATCGCACTTCTGGGAATCAGCGGAATAGGCAAAACCACCCTCGCACTCCGACTCATAGAACAAATCAAAACTAACTTTGATTACGTAATTTATCGCAGTCTTCAATTTTCCCCCACCCTTAATACAACTCTTACCAATCTCCTGCAAATCTTCTCTGAAAAAACAGACATTCCGCAAAACATTGAAACCCAAATTTCCCAACTTCTCGACTACCTCCGCAAGCATCGCTGTCTGATTATCCTTGATGACGTACAGATGCTTTTTAGCAGCGGACAACTAGCGGGACAATATAAAAGTGGATATGAAGATTATCAGCTATTTTTTAAACTAATTGCCGAAGTTTGTCACTACAGTTGCTTAATCTTGATTAGTTGGGAAAAATCTAGAGAAATTGCTAAATTAGAAAGAGTAAATAACTACGTGCATTCGTTAGTATTCGGTAGCTTAGGAATCGCTGCCAAAGAAATTCTCAAACAGCAGAAATTATCAGATGATGATGATTGGGAAATTTTGATTAATACTTATCAAGGCAATCCTCTCTGGCTAGAATTAACCACCACGATCGTACAAGACTTATTTGGTGGAAGCGTCTCCGAGTTTTTGCAATGCGACGGCGTGATTTTAAGCGAATCTCTGCGATCGCAATTAGACCAACAATTCCAGCGTCTAACGCAGCCAGAAATGGCAATAATGATTCAGTTGGCTGAGGAAAATGAACCCGTTTCTTTACCGCAAATTATCAAGACAGTACAATTATCGACATCAGACTTATTAAATGCCATGCAATCCTTGGGAATGCGGTTATTTCTGGAGGCAGAAGAACAGGGTAAAACCACATTTTTTAGTCTCAATCCAGTTATGAAACAATATGTTAAAAATCGGATAATTAAATAG
- a CDS encoding FHA domain-containing protein, giving the protein MPASPAYIEIRKGNDPISKFSFNSDVITIGRATDNHLILNEPLISRHHAQIVWQGDRYILADLNSTDGLRLNNVQVKPNTPYPLADGDTIRIGGIELRFKIAAHIAPIPVAANQVTAATVAANMGEQTVFTAHLDLQGRNAFTIGRDAQNDIPINHPTVSRFHARIERRNGSVVVKDLTSTNGTYVNGKEILGDRILKVNDNIRIGPYRFVLNIDETLVGYSEEGNLRLDAVNLTKIVGKGIKILDEISLTIHAREFIVIAGVSGGGKSTLLDALNGFRPATSGEVLINGVNLYKNFNAYRNDLGYVPQKDIIHTELTVYQALDYAAKLRMPADTTKAERKKRISEVIKDLNLIGRENVQVKALSGGQLKRVSMGVELLTKPSLFFLDEATSGLDPGTESEIMQLLRKLADSGRTILLITHATENVILCDLVVFMAKGGKVAYFGPPNEAPQYFGVQKFNEIYRKVEHENSPEYWQERYLSSPQYQKYVRDRQRTLPTPSPAAPQQRPAKQQPPNRGRRVAAVREFGILSQRNIAILLQDKAGLFLMLAIAPILGLLDFVTWKRGIFDVEKGDAGQAITMLFVTALIAVMVGSLGTMREIVKEIDIYLRERMIGLQIIPYILSKVWVGILLALYQAGIFLLFKKLAVDIPGGNEVLGAMYLTLVLATIAGMMMGLLVSAISPNQNIAPLLTIIFLVPQITFGGGMLSIDALGAPGRIVNQVTITKWSFESLVTLTSLGRNVAEDSCWELPEKERNKLTQDEKKQQCQCLGENLFKKCQFPGIKSKYDAVIDRIEPPKPEDPGKAPSDPRELDSYEQKVDKYKSQIDTWQKDYSEWKGKYEGTIKGGEALIENFYNKYGKMFKVNVTLYWGILILQMLIMFALIFFVQKRKDIV; this is encoded by the coding sequence ATGCCCGCATCTCCCGCCTATATTGAAATTCGCAAAGGCAACGATCCAATCTCGAAATTCTCATTTAACAGCGATGTTATTACCATAGGCCGCGCTACTGACAATCATCTGATCCTGAACGAGCCCTTGATTTCCCGCCATCACGCCCAAATAGTATGGCAAGGCGATCGCTACATCCTCGCCGACCTCAACAGTACCGATGGCCTCCGCCTTAACAACGTCCAAGTCAAACCCAACACACCTTACCCCCTCGCAGACGGCGATACAATCCGCATTGGCGGCATCGAATTGCGCTTCAAAATTGCCGCCCACATTGCCCCAATACCTGTAGCTGCTAACCAAGTAACAGCAGCTACAGTTGCCGCGAACATGGGAGAACAAACAGTCTTTACCGCCCACTTAGACTTGCAGGGGAGAAATGCCTTCACCATCGGGCGCGATGCCCAAAACGATATCCCCATCAACCATCCAACGGTATCGCGCTTTCATGCCCGAATCGAACGGCGCAACGGTTCAGTTGTAGTTAAAGATTTGACTTCCACCAACGGCACTTATGTCAATGGTAAGGAAATTTTGGGCGATCGCATCCTCAAAGTCAACGATAACATCCGCATCGGCCCCTACCGCTTTGTCTTAAATATCGACGAAACTCTTGTGGGTTATAGCGAAGAAGGCAACCTGCGCCTTGATGCCGTTAACTTAACAAAAATCGTCGGCAAAGGTATCAAAATCTTAGACGAAATCTCCCTGACAATTCACGCCCGCGAATTCATCGTTATCGCCGGAGTTAGCGGCGGCGGTAAATCTACTCTTCTTGATGCCCTCAACGGTTTTCGGCCCGCTACCAGTGGCGAAGTTTTAATTAATGGCGTTAACCTCTACAAAAATTTCAACGCCTACCGCAACGACCTCGGTTATGTCCCCCAAAAAGACATTATTCACACCGAATTAACAGTATATCAAGCGCTTGATTACGCCGCCAAATTGCGGATGCCTGCTGATACAACTAAAGCCGAACGTAAAAAAAGAATTAGCGAAGTTATTAAAGATTTAAACTTAATTGGTCGTGAAAACGTACAAGTTAAAGCCCTCAGCGGCGGCCAACTTAAACGAGTTTCAATGGGTGTAGAACTCCTCACCAAACCTAGCTTATTTTTCCTAGATGAAGCCACATCAGGACTCGACCCCGGCACAGAAAGCGAGATTATGCAATTATTGCGAAAGCTGGCAGATTCTGGTCGCACAATTTTGCTGATCACTCATGCGACTGAGAACGTTATTCTGTGCGACTTAGTAGTATTTATGGCCAAAGGCGGTAAAGTCGCTTACTTCGGGCCGCCAAACGAAGCGCCTCAATACTTTGGGGTGCAGAAATTCAATGAAATTTACCGCAAAGTCGAACACGAAAACTCGCCGGAATATTGGCAGGAACGCTATCTCAGTTCACCACAATATCAAAAATACGTGCGCGATCGCCAGCGGACATTACCCACCCCATCACCCGCCGCCCCCCAGCAACGCCCCGCCAAGCAACAGCCACCCAATAGAGGTAGGCGAGTAGCGGCGGTAAGGGAATTTGGGATTTTGTCGCAGCGCAATATTGCTATCCTGCTTCAGGATAAGGCTGGTTTATTTTTGATGCTGGCGATCGCGCCGATTTTAGGCTTGCTGGATTTTGTCACCTGGAAACGCGGCATATTTGACGTAGAAAAAGGCGATGCAGGTCAGGCAATTACAATGCTATTTGTCACCGCTTTAATTGCTGTCATGGTCGGCAGTTTAGGCACAATGCGGGAAATTGTCAAAGAAATAGATATCTATCTCCGCGAACGGATGATCGGCCTGCAAATTATTCCCTATATTTTATCAAAAGTTTGGGTAGGCATACTTTTAGCTTTGTATCAAGCGGGGATTTTCTTACTATTTAAAAAACTAGCCGTAGATATTCCCGGTGGCAATGAAGTTTTAGGCGCAATGTACTTAACATTAGTGCTTGCCACCATTGCCGGCATGATGATGGGGCTTTTAGTTTCCGCTATTTCACCTAATCAGAATATCGCGCCTTTGTTAACAATTATCTTTTTAGTTCCCCAAATTACCTTTGGCGGCGGAATGTTATCTATAGATGCCTTGGGAGCACCGGGCCGCATTGTTAACCAGGTGACAATTACAAAATGGTCTTTTGAATCCTTAGTAACGCTAACAAGTTTAGGGCGAAATGTAGCCGAGGATTCCTGTTGGGAATTACCAGAAAAAGAGCGAAATAAATTAACACAAGACGAGAAAAAACAGCAGTGTCAATGTTTGGGTGAAAACCTTTTTAAGAAATGCCAATTTCCCGGAATCAAGAGCAAATATGATGCTGTTATAGATAGGATTGAACCACCAAAGCCCGAAGATCCAGGTAAAGCGCCGAGTGACCCCCGCGAGTTAGATAGCTATGAGCAAAAGGTTGACAAATATAAATCACAGATTGACACTTGGCAAAAAGATTACAGCGAATGGAAGGGGAAATATGAGGGAACTATTAAGGGTGGAGAAGCATTAATTGAGAATTTTTACAACAAATATGGTAAAATGTTTAAGGTGAATGTAACTCTATATTGGGGCATTTTGATCTTGCAAATGCTGATTATGTTTGCTCTGATTTTCTTTGTGCAGAAACGCAAGGATATTGTTTAA
- the ycf46 gene encoding stress-responsive protein Ycf46, whose amino-acid sequence MQEEINILIQAQYPLIYLMTSEEERSEQAIATIAQTKPQRRVFVWTVTHGIVEYGQPRTTTQHNTVSPEAAIEWVIRQKEPNSNAGIYIFKDLHPFIDSPPVTRWLRDAIASFKGTQKTIILMSPVQQVPIELEKEVIVLDFPLPDMKELNQVLSKQLEQAKPRRISTEAREKLLKAALGLTKDEAEKVYRKAQVTTGRLTEEEVDIILSEKKQLIRRNGILEFIEEDETLDAVGGLEELKRWLRQRSNAFTERAREYGLPQPKGMLILGVPGCGKSLIAKTTARLWSLPLLRLDMGRVYDGSMVGRSEANLRNALKTAESISPAILFIDELDKAFAGNSGSADSDGGTSSRIFGSFLTWMQEKKSPVFVMATANRVERLPGEFLRKGRFDELFFVDLPTKEERQDIFKIHLSKRRRDIARFDLEQLSNVSDGFSGAEIEQALVAAMYEAFAQDREFTQLDIIAAIKSTMPLSKTMSEQVTALRDWARQRARPAASSVAEYQRMEF is encoded by the coding sequence ATGCAAGAAGAAATCAACATTCTAATCCAAGCTCAATATCCTCTGATCTACCTCATGACTTCTGAGGAGGAGCGGTCTGAGCAGGCAATTGCGACAATTGCACAAACCAAGCCCCAGCGACGGGTATTCGTCTGGACAGTAACTCACGGTATCGTAGAGTATGGTCAACCCCGCACCACCACTCAGCATAATACAGTCTCGCCAGAGGCAGCGATTGAATGGGTGATCCGGCAGAAAGAACCAAATAGCAATGCTGGCATCTATATATTTAAAGATTTGCATCCTTTTATAGATTCTCCTCCTGTTACTAGGTGGTTGCGGGATGCGATCGCCAGCTTCAAAGGCACGCAAAAAACTATCATTCTCATGTCCCCCGTGCAGCAAGTTCCCATCGAACTAGAAAAGGAAGTAATTGTTTTAGACTTCCCCCTGCCGGACATGAAGGAACTAAATCAGGTATTGTCAAAGCAATTAGAGCAAGCTAAACCGCGCCGCATCAGTACCGAAGCGCGTGAAAAACTGCTCAAAGCCGCCTTGGGTTTGACCAAGGACGAAGCCGAAAAAGTTTACCGCAAAGCTCAGGTAACGACAGGTCGCCTGACAGAAGAAGAAGTAGATATCATCCTGTCTGAAAAGAAGCAGCTCATCCGACGCAACGGTATTCTGGAGTTTATCGAAGAAGACGAAACTCTTGATGCTGTAGGCGGTTTGGAAGAACTAAAGCGGTGGCTGCGGCAACGTTCCAACGCTTTTACAGAGCGGGCCAGAGAGTACGGCTTGCCCCAACCTAAAGGAATGCTAATTCTGGGCGTACCTGGATGCGGTAAATCCTTAATTGCCAAAACCACAGCTCGGCTCTGGTCGCTACCCTTGCTACGCTTAGATATGGGTAGAGTCTACGACGGCTCAATGGTGGGTCGCTCTGAAGCCAACCTCCGCAACGCCCTCAAAACCGCTGAATCTATCTCTCCAGCCATCCTCTTCATTGACGAACTGGACAAAGCCTTTGCAGGTAACAGCGGTTCCGCTGACTCTGACGGCGGCACATCCAGCCGGATATTTGGTTCCTTCCTCACCTGGATGCAGGAGAAAAAATCCCCCGTATTTGTAATGGCGACGGCTAACCGCGTAGAACGCTTACCTGGGGAATTTCTGAGAAAAGGGCGCTTTGACGAACTGTTCTTCGTGGATTTACCCACTAAAGAAGAACGCCAAGATATTTTTAAGATTCACCTGTCCAAACGTCGTCGAGACATTGCTCGCTTCGATTTAGAACAACTTTCCAATGTCTCCGATGGCTTCTCAGGTGCCGAGATTGAGCAAGCGCTGGTTGCAGCAATGTACGAAGCCTTCGCTCAAGATAGAGAGTTCACGCAGTTAGATATCATTGCCGCGATTAAATCCACAATGCCGCTGTCAAAAACCATGAGCGAACAAGTCACGGCTCTGCGTGACTGGGCCAGACAGCGTGCGCGGCCGGCTGCATCTTCAGTCGCTGAATATCAGCGAATGGAGTTCTAA
- a CDS encoding DUF1257 domain-containing protein, translating into MSHFSTLRTKITDAEILKASLRDLGINVKSEADVRGYNGQRVRSDIVAVLEGEYDLGWSRNSDGSFDLIADLWGVAKKHNQTELINSINQKYAVNKTLAAVKQRGLQNANVKLVVQN; encoded by the coding sequence ATGTCACACTTTAGCACACTCCGTACCAAAATCACCGATGCCGAAATCCTGAAGGCTTCCCTGCGCGACCTGGGTATCAATGTGAAGTCTGAAGCTGATGTGCGGGGCTACAATGGCCAGCGCGTTCGCTCTGACATCGTTGCAGTTCTCGAAGGTGAGTATGACTTGGGTTGGTCTCGCAACAGCGACGGTTCTTTTGACCTGATTGCTGACCTCTGGGGCGTTGCCAAAAAGCACAACCAAACTGAGTTGATCAATTCTATCAACCAGAAGTACGCTGTGAACAAAACTTTGGCAGCAGTAAAACAACGCGGTTTGCAAAATGCCAACGTCAAACTGGTTGTGCAAAACTAA
- a CDS encoding ribonuclease D has protein sequence MPYLTAANDIKALIAKFSQAKILWIDTEVADYKFNPTLSLIQVLADANDLTGNASFLLDVLEQPELTVDFIDKIMANPDIEKVMHNASYDIRFLGNDRAQNITCTLKLARKIPYYVLPLPNHKLKTLIEALCGIPNVDKAEQGGDWGKRPLTEKQLEYAKMDVVYLAEVHSHLIEIVDEYCPDSATENLTLLGEQYQEIEAQWKPLDSEIAEIKERMKAGMQAQNVTNNSYFKLSSSTTMKVDFMTLANLAESQGIELNFPVTLTKEVQKQLGKLISHPSLQIEEISSFRLTSAVQQRRKSPQKITLAPEDEDLIALGERHREILPEWKLLDSEVAHLKERVKNAMIVQEKSNTPHFKLGSSSILKVDFAALARLVQSVGVELDFTVTLTEYIKRRLGEAINQIDVQIEYINTWRMTAKAVEEDEDDDDEIPF, from the coding sequence ATGCCTTATTTAACAGCAGCTAATGATATTAAAGCACTGATTGCTAAATTTTCTCAAGCTAAAATTTTGTGGATTGATACAGAAGTAGCAGACTATAAATTTAACCCTACACTATCTCTAATTCAGGTGTTGGCTGATGCTAATGATTTAACAGGAAATGCTTCTTTTCTGCTAGATGTCTTAGAACAACCGGAATTGACGGTAGATTTTATTGACAAAATCATGGCAAATCCTGATATTGAAAAAGTGATGCACAATGCCAGCTATGATATCAGATTTCTGGGGAACGATCGCGCTCAAAATATTACTTGCACTTTAAAATTGGCGAGAAAGATTCCTTACTATGTTTTACCATTACCTAATCACAAACTTAAAACTTTAATCGAGGCTCTTTGTGGCATTCCCAATGTAGATAAAGCAGAACAGGGAGGCGATTGGGGCAAACGTCCTCTGACTGAGAAGCAGCTAGAATATGCCAAGATGGATGTGGTTTATTTAGCTGAAGTTCATAGCCATTTAATAGAAATAGTTGATGAATATTGCCCTGATTCCGCAACGGAAAACTTGACATTATTGGGAGAGCAATATCAGGAAATAGAGGCGCAGTGGAAACCTCTAGATTCAGAGATTGCTGAGATTAAAGAACGGATGAAAGCAGGGATGCAGGCACAAAATGTGACTAATAATTCTTATTTTAAACTATCTAGTTCTACAACGATGAAAGTTGATTTTATGACTTTGGCAAATTTGGCAGAAAGTCAGGGGATTGAGCTAAATTTTCCAGTGACTCTAACTAAGGAAGTTCAAAAACAATTAGGTAAATTAATCTCTCATCCCTCATTGCAAATTGAGGAAATTTCTAGTTTTCGGTTAACTTCTGCTGTACAGCAGCGGCGGAAATCACCTCAGAAAATTACGCTAGCACCAGAAGATGAGGATTTAATTGCATTGGGGGAAAGGCATAGAGAAATTTTGCCTGAGTGGAAGTTGTTAGATTCAGAAGTTGCTCATTTGAAAGAGCGAGTGAAAAATGCGATGATTGTGCAGGAAAAATCGAATACTCCTCATTTTAAATTAGGGAGTTCTTCTATTTTAAAGGTGGATTTTGCGGCGTTAGCAAGATTGGTGCAGTCTGTGGGAGTTGAGTTAGATTTTACGGTGACTTTGACGGAATATATTAAAAGACGGTTAGGGGAAGCGATTAATCAAATTGATGTGCAAATTGAGTATATTAATACTTGGCGGATGACGGCTAAGGCTGTGGAAGAAGATGAGGATGATGATGATGAAATCCCTTTTTAA
- a CDS encoding GNAT family N-acetyltransferase, with product MLESLLESNESIILDREGREYHLKVAGEEDQYFIAKLLYRNSEVGRIQCVFNPRGELVINDLFIHNDIIHTPPHLLAVLWRLLVKPKPIDYRQRGLGTHLLQFVIARYRQRGFKRIYGSLTQEDINNNPNLVKWYEKLGFQILPPSAENIETAVCGISMDLEEKSS from the coding sequence ATGTTGGAAAGTTTACTAGAAAGCAACGAGTCTATTATTCTCGATCGCGAGGGACGAGAGTATCACCTGAAAGTAGCTGGAGAGGAAGACCAATATTTTATTGCCAAGCTCCTGTACCGTAACAGCGAAGTTGGTAGAATTCAATGCGTTTTTAATCCGCGTGGTGAATTGGTGATAAACGATCTCTTTATTCACAATGATATAATTCATACTCCCCCACACTTATTAGCAGTTCTTTGGAGACTCCTAGTCAAACCCAAGCCAATCGATTATCGTCAAAGAGGGTTGGGAACTCATCTATTACAGTTTGTAATAGCGAGATATCGTCAGCGGGGATTCAAACGGATATACGGTTCTCTAACTCAAGAAGACATCAATAATAATCCGAACCTTGTCAAATGGTACGAGAAGCTTGGATTTCAGATACTTCCACCTTCAGCGGAGAACATTGAAACCGCAGTTTGCGGAATTTCTATGGATTTAGAAGAGAAATCAAGTTAA
- a CDS encoding PEP-CTERM sorting domain-containing protein (PEP-CTERM proteins occur, often in large numbers, in the proteomes of bacteria that also encode an exosortase, a predicted intramembrane cysteine proteinase. The presence of a PEP-CTERM domain at a protein's C-terminus predicts cleavage within the sorting domain, followed by covalent anchoring to some some component of the (usually Gram-negative) cell surface. Many PEP-CTERM proteins exhibit an unusual sequence composition that includes large numbers of potential glycosylation sites. Expression of one such protein has been shown restore the ability of a bacterium to form floc, a type of biofilm.) produces the protein MGTSTTIKNLSMAVAGSAFIGLSVLSLPERAEAFSFTLYANKTEWQNALNGQPFQTEEFNSPNLPPGVSVNSPGVINNGAWEDQVTNEQTNTWNFAKPVFAWGGNFNLAGVLDPGTGIAVTVADLLGDEYFVGEIANTLEGEFWGLVTDTPFNTVKLSTGTQGLPPDDRESYSVDDVVYSESTSEPEPIPEPAEIFGTLGFIGFLAFLRRKRR, from the coding sequence ATGGGTACATCAACTACAATCAAAAATCTGTCAATGGCTGTGGCTGGCTCGGCATTTATCGGTTTGTCAGTTTTAAGTTTACCAGAAAGGGCTGAGGCTTTTAGCTTCACGTTGTACGCGAATAAAACGGAGTGGCAAAATGCTCTGAACGGTCAGCCCTTCCAAACAGAAGAATTTAACAGCCCTAATTTGCCCCCAGGAGTGAGCGTCAATTCCCCAGGAGTAATCAATAATGGAGCTTGGGAAGATCAAGTAACTAATGAACAAACAAATACTTGGAACTTTGCTAAACCTGTATTTGCTTGGGGTGGAAATTTCAATTTAGCTGGTGTACTAGATCCAGGTACAGGTATTGCAGTAACAGTTGCGGATCTACTGGGGGATGAGTATTTTGTAGGGGAAATTGCTAATACCTTGGAAGGCGAGTTTTGGGGGTTAGTTACAGATACCCCATTTAATACGGTGAAGCTTTCAACGGGAACTCAAGGGCTTCCACCTGACGATCGCGAAAGTTATTCTGTAGACGATGTGGTGTATAGTGAAAGTACCTCAGAACCAGAACCCATCCCGGAACCCGCTGAGATTTTTGGGACATTGGGATTTATCGGTTTCTTAGCTTTTTTACGACGTAAACGCCGATAA
- a CDS encoding calcium-binding protein, with translation MPLFINNLINDPTGFPVFVGGGPRLLAYPTADDIQLGSGNLFTFSGGVWGLSGNDTIAGSFDSNERLFGNDGEDIIGGAGGNDILFGGKDSDRLDGNDNNDVVRGDSGDDFLFGGSGDDILRGGQGNDRLSGDFGNDFLVGDRGIDLLTGGEGADTFVFRRDEAGFNINQVDVITDFQFREGDRIGLTDGLTQLDLRFNDEDRIDFDSDGEFDDMVVRINSTGEILGIVLNADNFDLIDTFETANQAVLGINGTQFAYLP, from the coding sequence GTGCCTTTATTCATTAATAATCTCATCAACGATCCGACTGGATTTCCTGTATTTGTAGGCGGGGGGCCTCGTCTTCTAGCCTATCCTACAGCGGATGATATTCAACTGGGATCGGGAAACTTATTTACTTTTTCCGGCGGAGTTTGGGGTCTTAGTGGCAATGATACCATTGCTGGGTCTTTTGACTCTAACGAGCGCCTATTCGGTAATGATGGCGAAGATATTATCGGGGGTGCGGGAGGTAATGATATATTGTTCGGTGGGAAAGATAGCGATCGCCTCGATGGAAACGACAACAACGATGTAGTTAGAGGCGACTCTGGCGATGACTTCCTCTTTGGTGGTTCTGGGGATGATATATTGCGGGGAGGTCAAGGAAATGACCGCTTAAGCGGCGACTTCGGGAATGATTTTTTAGTAGGCGATCGCGGTATCGATCTCCTAACGGGCGGCGAGGGTGCGGATACTTTTGTGTTCAGAAGAGATGAAGCTGGATTTAATATTAATCAGGTAGATGTCATCACTGATTTTCAGTTTAGAGAAGGCGATCGCATTGGACTTACTGATGGGCTAACACAGCTAGACTTACGTTTCAATGATGAGGATCGCATTGATTTCGACAGCGACGGAGAATTTGATGATATGGTAGTGCGGATTAACAGCACCGGAGAAATTCTCGGCATAGTTTTAAATGCTGATAACTTTGACCTCATAGATACATTTGAAACCGCAAATCAAGCCGTGTTAGGCATCAATGGCACTCAATTTGCTTATCTTCCTTAG